The nucleotide sequence TTGGAATTTAGTTATACAGAGTTATGGGATGACATTTTGTTAGAATTGAAAAAAAATTTATCGGATATCAGCTTCAATACATGGTTCTCAGATATAGAAATTTTAAATATTTACAACTCTACCATAATTCTTGGATGTAATAACTCTTTAATTTTAGAAACTATTAATCTCAGATATATCGATTCATTAACTTCAATAATATTCAATATAACAAAGCATTCATATAAAGTTAAATGCATATTGAAAGAATCATTTAAAAATGAATATTCCAAAAATCTGACTAAAACTATTGTATTGAAAAATAATAATGATATTTTAAATACTTCTTTAAATTCTAATTTAAATTCTAAATATACATTTGAAACTTTTGTTGTTGGAAATAGTAATAGATTTGCTCATGCTGCATCTTTAGCTGTTGCAGAATCCCCATCTAAAGCATATAACCCATTATTTATTTATGGCGGTGTAGGTTTGGGAAAAACGCATTTAATGCATGCTATAGGTCATTTAATCAATGAAAATAATTCTAAATTAAAAGTTGTTTATCTTACTTCAGAAAAATTTATTAATGAGTTAATTAGCTCAATAAAGGACGATAAAAACATAGAATTTAGGGATAAATATAGAACTGTTGACGTTTTACTTATTGATGATGTTCAATTTATTGCTGGAAAAGAACGTACACAAGAAGAATTTTTCCATACATTCAATGCTCTACATGAATCTAATAAGCAAATTATACTATCAAGCGATAGACCTCCAAAAGAAATAAAGACACTTGAAGAAAGACTACGTTCAAGATTTGAATGGGGACTAATTGCAGATATACAACCCCCTGATTATGAAACGAGAATAGCTATATTAAGGAAAAAATCTGATGTTGATAATTTGAATGTTCCAAATGAAGTACTTATCTATATAGCAACAAAAATTAAATCAAATATTCGTGAATTAGAAGGGGCCCTTTTAAGAGTAGTAGCCTACACTAATTTAACAAATACTCCTATTTCCCTTGAGTTAGCTAAAGAAGCCTTAAAAGACCTAATAAGTGTTAATAATTCAAAAATAATTACAATTGAATACATACAAGAAACAATATCTAACTACTTTGATTTAACTATCGATATAATTAAATCTCAAAGAAGAACCCAAAATATAGCTTTTCCCAGACAAATTGCTATGTATTTATGTAGAAAACTTACAGATTCATCTTTACCTAAAATAGGCGAAAAATTTGGTGGTAGAGACCATACTACAGTCATACATGCTTATGAAAAAATATTAAATAAAATAGAGTCTGATCCAGAGTTTAATAATTTAATTAATGAATTATCAAATAAAATTACTAATAATAAATAATAGTTTTCAACTAATGTTTATAACTTATTTTTTATTAATTCAACTAACAAAACTTTTACTATTATACATTAGGTTTTTCATATTCTTTACACTAATTATTAACAAGACTATTTTTTCTACGTGTAACTATTTTTATATAAAAAATTTGGTTTCAACAAAATTAACAACCCTTATTACTATTACTACTATAATTTTTTAATTTTATTTAATTATTAAGGATGGTTTAATTATGAAATTTTTTTGCAATAAATCAGAATTGGTTGAAAAAATAAATATTGTTCAAAAAGCTATAACAAATAAAATCAATTCCTCTGTTTTAGGTAGTATATTTATGCATATAGATGATAATAATTTAACAATGATTGGCGTAGATACAGATTTATCAATTGAAACAAAGGTTAATGCTAAGGTAGTCGAACAAGGTAAATTATTTTTAGATTCAAAATTGTTTGGTGAAATAATAAAAAGACTTCCTTCGGATAAAATTGAAATCAAAAACAATGAGTTAAATAAAAAAAATATAATTATTTCATCAGGTAATACTGAATTTAATTTATTGAATTTAGATTCAAAAGAATATCCTCAAATACCCCAAGTTGATTTTCAAAATAAAATATTATTAAAACAATCTATATTTAAGAATATGATAAAAAGCACAACTTTTTCTGCCTCGTTTGATGAATCTAAAGGTATAATTACAGGAGTTCTTATAAATATAAAGAATAATATTTTAACTTTTGTAGCCTTAGACGGATTTAGGCTTGCATTAAAAAGTGAAATTATAGATAATAATGAGGATATAAATATAATAATTCCAGCTAGGACGTTAAATGAATTAAATAAAATACTTAAAGAAACAGATGATTTAATTGAAATATATCTTACAAATAATTTCATAATGATAAATGTGAATAATGATAAAATAGTATTAAAATTACTCCAAGGAGACTTTATAAAATATGATTCAATAATACCTAGAGAATATAAATTATCTGTTATTGTTTCTAAATATGAATTAATTAATGGATTAGAAAGATCAACATTATTAACTAAAGATAAAAACAACAATTTAGTTAAAATGGAAATAAGAGAAGATAAATTAGTATTAAAGTCCCATTCTTCTTTTGGTCAACTAAAGGAGGAAATAGTAATAAAAAAAGATGGGATAGATTTAGATATAGCTTTTAATTCTAGATATCTTGTTGATGCGGTTAAATCAATCGAAGAGGATGAGATTGAAATTAAATTTAATAATAATATAACTCCTTGTATAATTAAGGGTAATAAAAGCGATAGTTCAAAGTATATGGTTTTACCTGTTAGATTTATTGTTTAATATAATTTGGATTTTAAGATCATTTAATTTATAAATGATCTTAAAATTTTATTTGGAGATAATAATGCGGTTTTGTGATATTAAATTGGAAAACTTTAGGAATTATAAGAATATAAGTATTAATTTACATGCAAATTTAAATATTTTAGTAGGTAATAATGGAGGGGGAAAAACAAATATATTAGAATCAATTTATTTTTTTTCATTGTTAAAATCCCATAGAACAACAAAATTAAATAATTTAATTAATTTTAAAGAACAGTATACGCAAATATTTGCTAATATTATAAAAGATGATGAAAAAAAATTAGTAGGACGTGTTAAATTTGATAAGTTAAAAGGGAAAAATATAAATATAAATAATTTAAATATTAGTAGATTAATAGATTTTATAGGGTATATAAAAGTTATTATGATAGCTCCGGAAGATATGAAAATAATTAAAGATTCACCTGCTATTAGAAGAAAATTTTTAGATATTAATATATCTCAAATTGATAGAACTTATTTAGAATGTATTATTAACTATAATAAAGTTTTAAAATTAAAAAATAATTTACTGAAAGAAAAAAATGTTAACGATAAGCTACTGGATGTATATGATGAACAAATAGCCTCATACAGTGAAATTATAATTAATAAAAGATTAGAATATATAGATAAGATAGACAAAATTTCCAAAAATATACATACTAATATATCTCTTAATAAAGAAAATATAATAATTACCTATAATTCTTTTATAGATTTGGAAATTTGTAGAAATAATAAAAATATAAAAGATATAATTATAAATATATTAAAAAAAGATAGGTCTATGGATAAAATTAGACAAAGTTCTAGTAAGGGTATACATAGAGATGATTTTATAGTTTTTATAAATGATAAAGAAGCTTCGAATTATTCATCGCAAGGTCAACAAAAAAGTGCAATTATATCTATAAAATTAGCTATTGTAAAAATAATAAAGGAAATTACAAAAGAATATCCTGTATTACTTTTAGATGATGTATTATCAGAACTTGATAGTGAAAGGAGGAATTTTTTAATAAATTTCCTTCCAAATGTTCAAACATTTATAACTTGTACTGAAATATATGAGGAAATTTTAAGACCCTGTAAGGTTTTTAATATACACAAAGGTGAAATTTTAGAGAGGTGTTAAATTGTATATTCAATTAGGAAATGAAGTAAGTGTTATAGATAAAGATATAGTTGGTATATTTAATATAGATACAACTTTTAAATCTAAAGATAGTAATGATTTCTTAAGAATATCTGATGAAGAGGGATTTGTACAAAAAACGTATGATTATTATATTAAATCTGTTGTAGTAACAGAGATAAATAATAAAAGTAAGATTTTTTTATCTTCAATTTCATCTCATACATTAATAAAAAGAATTAGTGGAGATAAAATTTAAATTTTTAATATAAACCGTTTGGAGGAATTTGATTGCAACAGAATAATTACAATCAATATGATGAAAATCAAATAGAGGTTTTAGAAGGGCTTGAAGCTGTTCGTAAAAGACCAGGTATGTACATAGGAAGCACTTCTAAAAAAGGACTTCATCATTTAGTATACGAAATAGTAGATAATAGTATTGATGAGGCTTTGGCTGGATTTTGTGATCAAATAAGTATAACGATAAATAAGGATAATTCAATACTCATAAGTGATAATGGGAGAGGTATACCTGTTGGAGAACATCCTAAATTAAAAAAATCAACATTAGAAGTTATTATGACAGTACTACATGCTGGTGGAAAGTTTAATGGAAATGGTTATAAAATTTCTGGAGGATTGCATGGTGTAGGAGCATCGGTTGTTAATGCTTTATCTGAAAAATGTTACGTGAAAGTTAAAAGAGGCGGTGATATATATTTTCAAGAGTATAGTAGAGGCAAACCTATAGATGATGTTAAAAAAGTTGGTAGAACAACAGAAAACGGGACTGAAACATTTTTTATTCCTGATAAAGAAATTTTTACAGAAACTGTAGAATATGATTTTGATGTTTTAAGTCAAAGGTTAAGAGAATTAGCTTTTTTAAATGCAGGAATAAGAATAAGTTTAATTGATTTAAGATTTGATAAATCTGAAAATTTTTTCTATATAGGCGGCGTAAAGGAATTTGTAAAACATATAAACAAAGGCAAGGAGTGTCTTTTTGATGATGTTATATATTTTGAACATTCAAAGAATGATTTGAACTTACAAATAGCTATGCAATATACTGATAGTTATAATGAAAATGTATTAACATATGTAAACAATATATTTACTCAGGAAGGAGGAACTCATCTTATAGGATTTAAAACTTCTTTAACAAGGTGTGTAAATGATTATGCTAAAAAGTTTAATTACATAAAAGAACATAATAAGGATGAAATAAAGAGTTTAATAGGTGAGGATATTAGAGAAGGACTTGTGTGTGTGTTGTCAGTAAAAATTCCTAATCCTCAATTTGAAGGACAAACAAAAACTAAACTTGGTAATAGTGAAGTTAGAAGTATTGTAGATAGTATATTTTTTAATTGTTTTTCAGAATTTTTAAATGAAAATCCAAATATCGGGAAAATTGTATGTGAGAAAGCTATTATCGCTGCTAAAGCAAGAGAAGCGGCTAAAAAGGCACGGGAAACTACTCGTAAATCTGTTTTAGATAGAACATCATTACCAGGAAAGCTTGCAGATTGTTCATCTAAAAATCCTGAAGAGTGTGAAATTTATATTGTTGAGGGTGATTCTGCGGGTGGATCAGCAAAACAAGGAAGAGATAGAAAATTTCAGGCTATACTTCCGCTGGCAGGTAAAATTATGAATGTTGAAAAGCAGAGAATTTTTAAGATATTATCATCTGAAACTATAAGATGTATGATAACTGCATTTGGATGTGGTATAGGTCAAGAGTTTGATGTAAACAAGATAAGATATAATCGTATAATTCTTATGACTGATGCTGATGTTGATGGATCACATATTAGAACTCTTTTATTAACATTTTTGTATAGATATATGCCTGAAGTTATAGAAAAGGGTTTTGTATACATAGCTAGACCTCCTTTATATAAGGTTACAGAAAGTAAAAAGGAATTTTATTGTTACACTGAAGAAGAATTGAATTTGAAATTAAAAGAAATAAATAAGAGCAATTTAATAATTCAAAGGTATAAAGGTTTAGGAGAAATGAATCCTTCTCAATTGTGGGAAACTACTATGAATCCGGAAACTAGAACGCTTTTAAGAGTGACGATTGAGCATGCTAGTTATGCAGATGAGATATTTTCTATATTAATGGGAGATAAAGTGGAACCTAGAAGAGAATTCATAAGAAATAATGCAAGAGATGTCAAGAATTTAGATATCTAGTTATGGGGAGGATCTATATATGTCAAATAATGAAGGAAGAATATTAAATATAGATATAAGTTCAGAAATGAAAAAATGTTATATGGAATATTCTATGAGTGTAATAATAGGAAGAGCACTCCCTGATATTAGAGATGGTTTAAAACCAGTACATAGAAGAATTTTATATTCAATGTATAGCTTATCATTATACCCAGACAAACCTTATAGGAAGAGCGCGAAGATTGTTGGAGATGTTTTGGCAAATTTCCACCCTCATGGTGATTCATCTGTTTATGATGCTTTAGTTAGAATGGCACAAGATTTTTCGATGAGGAATCCTTTGGTAAATGGACATGGTAATTTTGGATCAATTGATGGTGATTCTGCAGCGGCTATGCGTTACACAGAAGCTAAAATGAGTAAAATTACATTAGAAATGGTAAGGGATATAAATAAAGAAACGGTAGATTTTTTAGATAATTATGATGGATCTGAAAAAGAGCCAGCTACACTTCCAAGCAGAATACCTAATTTACTTATTAATGGATCATCTGGAATTGCTGTTGGTATGGCAACTAATATACCTCCTCATAATTTAGGGGAAGTTATAGATGCCATAATATGTTTAATTGATGATGGAGAAGATGTAAGCATAGATGAGTTAATGAAATATATAAAGGGTCCTGATTTTCCATTAGGTGGTATTATATTAGGGGTTAATGGTATAAGAGATGCGTATCAAACAGGAAAAGGTAAGATAACAATAAGATCAAAATCTGTAATTAAGGAAATAAACAATAGAAACTGTATAATAATTACAGAAATCCCATATCAGGTTAATAAATCAAGACTAATTGAATATATAGCTGAACTTATAAGAGATAAGAAAATTACAGGAATACATGATTTAAGAGATGAATCAGATAGGGAAGGTATAAGAATTGTAATTGAATTAAAAAGAGATGTTAATGCAAATATAATATTAAATCAATTATATAAATTAACAAAACTTCAAGATACATTTGGTGTTATTATGCTTGCTTTAGTTGATAACGAGCCTAAAATCTTAAATATTAAAGAAATTTTAGTTCATTATCTTAACTATCAAAAACAAGTTGTAACTAGAAGAACTCAATTTGATTATAAGAAAGCAGAGCATAGTAAACATATATTAGAAGGGTATAAAATCGCTCTAGATAATATCGATCAAATTATTAAATTAATAAGGGAATCCAGCAATAATGAAATAGCTAAGGAAGGTTTAATAAAGCAATTTGGATTTACAGAAATTCAAGCGGTATCTATATTAGAAATGAGGCTTAGAAGGTTAACAGCTCTAGAGAGAGATAAGATAGAGTTAGAGTTATCTGAGAAGATACAACTAATAAAAGAGTTGAAAGAAATACTTGATAATGAAAGATCTTTACTCAAACTCATAAAAAATGAACTCTTAGATATAAAGAAAATACACAATACTGACAGAAGAACCTATATAGATGAAATGTTTTATGAGGATGACATAGATAGGGATAATTTAATACATAAAGAGAATATAGTTGTTACATTAACTCACGATGGATATATTAAGAGGATGGCATCTAATACGTACTCCAGTCAAAAAAGAGGAGGCAGAGGTATGCAGGCTATGACAGTAAAAGAAAATGATTTTATAGAAAATATTTTCCATACAACGACACACCATAATTTGTTATTTTTTACAAATTTAGGTAGAGTATATAATATAAAAGCTTATGAAATACCTGATTCATCAAGGATAGCTAAAGGTATAAACATAGTAAATTTAATAAATTTAAATAGCAATGAAAAAGTTCAAGTTGTTTTATGTTTAGATAAATTAGATGATAATGGATATGTATTAATGGCTACTAAACTTGGGCTTATTAAGAAAACTAAGATTTCAGA is from Candidatus Arthromitus sp. SFB-rat-Yit and encodes:
- the dnaA gene encoding chromosomal replication initiator protein DnaA, which produces MEFSYTELWDDILLELKKNLSDISFNTWFSDIEILNIYNSTIILGCNNSLILETINLRYIDSLTSIIFNITKHSYKVKCILKESFKNEYSKNLTKTIVLKNNNDILNTSLNSNLNSKYTFETFVVGNSNRFAHAASLAVAESPSKAYNPLFIYGGVGLGKTHLMHAIGHLINENNSKLKVVYLTSEKFINELISSIKDDKNIEFRDKYRTVDVLLIDDVQFIAGKERTQEEFFHTFNALHESNKQIILSSDRPPKEIKTLEERLRSRFEWGLIADIQPPDYETRIAILRKKSDVDNLNVPNEVLIYIATKIKSNIRELEGALLRVVAYTNLTNTPISLELAKEALKDLISVNNSKIITIEYIQETISNYFDLTIDIIKSQRRTQNIAFPRQIAMYLCRKLTDSSLPKIGEKFGGRDHTTVIHAYEKILNKIESDPEFNNLINELSNKITNNK
- the dnaN gene encoding DNA polymerase III subunit beta, which encodes MKFFCNKSELVEKINIVQKAITNKINSSVLGSIFMHIDDNNLTMIGVDTDLSIETKVNAKVVEQGKLFLDSKLFGEIIKRLPSDKIEIKNNELNKKNIIISSGNTEFNLLNLDSKEYPQIPQVDFQNKILLKQSIFKNMIKSTTFSASFDESKGIITGVLINIKNNILTFVALDGFRLALKSEIIDNNEDINIIIPARTLNELNKILKETDDLIEIYLTNNFIMINVNNDKIVLKLLQGDFIKYDSIIPREYKLSVIVSKYELINGLERSTLLTKDKNNNLVKMEIREDKLVLKSHSSFGQLKEEIVIKKDGIDLDIAFNSRYLVDAVKSIEEDEIEIKFNNNITPCIIKGNKSDSSKYMVLPVRFIV
- the recF gene encoding DNA replication/repair protein RecF (All proteins in this family for which functions are known are DNA-binding proteins that assist the filamentation of RecA onto DNA for the initiation of recombination or recombinational repair.), whose protein sequence is MRFCDIKLENFRNYKNISINLHANLNILVGNNGGGKTNILESIYFFSLLKSHRTTKLNNLINFKEQYTQIFANIIKDDEKKLVGRVKFDKLKGKNININNLNISRLIDFIGYIKVIMIAPEDMKIIKDSPAIRRKFLDINISQIDRTYLECIINYNKVLKLKNNLLKEKNVNDKLLDVYDEQIASYSEIIINKRLEYIDKIDKISKNIHTNISLNKENIIITYNSFIDLEICRNNKNIKDIIINILKKDRSMDKIRQSSSKGIHRDDFIVFINDKEASNYSSQGQQKSAIISIKLAIVKIIKEITKEYPVLLLDDVLSELDSERRNFLINFLPNVQTFITCTEIYEEILRPCKVFNIHKGEILERC
- the remB gene encoding extracellular matrix regulator RemB, with amino-acid sequence MYIQLGNEVSVIDKDIVGIFNIDTTFKSKDSNDFLRISDEEGFVQKTYDYYIKSVVVTEINNKSKIFLSSISSHTLIKRISGDKI
- the gyrB gene encoding DNA topoisomerase (ATP-hydrolyzing) subunit B translates to MQQNNYNQYDENQIEVLEGLEAVRKRPGMYIGSTSKKGLHHLVYEIVDNSIDEALAGFCDQISITINKDNSILISDNGRGIPVGEHPKLKKSTLEVIMTVLHAGGKFNGNGYKISGGLHGVGASVVNALSEKCYVKVKRGGDIYFQEYSRGKPIDDVKKVGRTTENGTETFFIPDKEIFTETVEYDFDVLSQRLRELAFLNAGIRISLIDLRFDKSENFFYIGGVKEFVKHINKGKECLFDDVIYFEHSKNDLNLQIAMQYTDSYNENVLTYVNNIFTQEGGTHLIGFKTSLTRCVNDYAKKFNYIKEHNKDEIKSLIGEDIREGLVCVLSVKIPNPQFEGQTKTKLGNSEVRSIVDSIFFNCFSEFLNENPNIGKIVCEKAIIAAKAREAAKKARETTRKSVLDRTSLPGKLADCSSKNPEECEIYIVEGDSAGGSAKQGRDRKFQAILPLAGKIMNVEKQRIFKILSSETIRCMITAFGCGIGQEFDVNKIRYNRIILMTDADVDGSHIRTLLLTFLYRYMPEVIEKGFVYIARPPLYKVTESKKEFYCYTEEELNLKLKEINKSNLIIQRYKGLGEMNPSQLWETTMNPETRTLLRVTIEHASYADEIFSILMGDKVEPRREFIRNNARDVKNLDI
- the gyrA gene encoding DNA gyrase subunit A, coding for MSNNEGRILNIDISSEMKKCYMEYSMSVIIGRALPDIRDGLKPVHRRILYSMYSLSLYPDKPYRKSAKIVGDVLANFHPHGDSSVYDALVRMAQDFSMRNPLVNGHGNFGSIDGDSAAAMRYTEAKMSKITLEMVRDINKETVDFLDNYDGSEKEPATLPSRIPNLLINGSSGIAVGMATNIPPHNLGEVIDAIICLIDDGEDVSIDELMKYIKGPDFPLGGIILGVNGIRDAYQTGKGKITIRSKSVIKEINNRNCIIITEIPYQVNKSRLIEYIAELIRDKKITGIHDLRDESDREGIRIVIELKRDVNANIILNQLYKLTKLQDTFGVIMLALVDNEPKILNIKEILVHYLNYQKQVVTRRTQFDYKKAEHSKHILEGYKIALDNIDQIIKLIRESSNNEIAKEGLIKQFGFTEIQAVSILEMRLRRLTALERDKIELELSEKIQLIKELKEILDNERSLLKLIKNELLDIKKIHNTDRRTYIDEMFYEDDIDRDNLIHKENIVVTLTHDGYIKRMASNTYSSQKRGGRGMQAMTVKENDFIENIFHTTTHHNLLFFTNLGRVYNIKAYEIPDSSRIAKGINIVNLINLNSNEKVQVVLCLDKLDDNGYVLMATKLGLIKKTKISEFSKIRKNGLIAIGIKDNDELLNVKQTKGDADIVMVTSCGYAIVFNEKNIRAMGRGASGVKAITLREGDSLISIDIATEGEDLLITSENGYGKRTALKNYPVQNRGGKGIKTYKITEKTGKVSCACVVNKNNDVMLINSNGVGIRIKVSDISQIGRSSLGVKLMRTTNNEKITTIGKIKE